In Thermococcus gorgonarius, the genomic window CTGGACCCTCTCGCTCGTCTTCTTCACCCTTGGAGCGGCAACGGCCTTCCTCGGCTCCATAATGATGCTCGTTCAGAAGGATGTGAAGAGGCTCATCGCTTACTCAACGATACTACATATGGGGTACCTTTTCATGACCCTCGGCGTCGGAACCCAGCTGGCCCTCATCGCGATAGACTTCCACCTCGTCAACCACGCCATAGCCAAGATGCTCCTCTTCTTCACGGTAGGGGCATTCATATACCGCGCCGGCACGAGCAGAATTGAGGAGCTGGCTGGAATAGGAAGGGCCATGCCAGTAAACACCTTCCTCTTTGGAATAGCCACGCTAAGCCTCGTTGGAGTGCCGCCGCTCAACGTCTTCTTCGGGAAGATGCTCATCTTCGACGCTTTGATGCAGGTGAGTCCATGGCTGGCCTCTGTCGTTGTTATAACGAGCGCCATAGCGGCGTGGGCCTATTTCAAGGCCTTCCTCTACCTCTGGCGCGGGAAGCCGAGCGAGGGCCACGGACACGGTCACGAGGAGCATGGAGGTAAGGAGAAAGCGAAATGGGACGTTGGGGAAGTCTGGACCTTCAACGCCGTCGGGGTGGTTTTGGCGGCTCTGGTTATCGCCCTCGGCATATTCGCTCCGGTGCTGATAGACAGGGTCTTCCATCCTGCTGCGGCCCAGGCGATGGACTATCAGGGTTACATAGAGGCTGTGAAAAAGCTTGCCGAAGCTGTTCTTCATTAGATGCTTTTGATCTTTCTTTTCTCAAGTCGATAGGTCGGGCTTCGAGGTTTTCCATTCCTCCGGGAACTCGCCTGTGAAAGGAGTTGCATCAAAACTGCAATTGAGTCAAACAATAGGATGTTTGGGGGCGATACTGGAATCAATCTTCAAATGAGACAGAAGAACAGAAAAGGAAGAAAAGCTCACTCGAGCTTCTTGTAGCAGAACCACCAGTCGTAGCACTCGATCTCGCCCTTGGCCTTGGCCTCCTCGCGCTGCTTGACCTCTTCGACGGTGCTGGCCGGTGGGACGATGGCCTTGTCCCCGATGAGCTCGTTGTTGGGCCACTTGTGCGGAAGTGCAACGCCCTTCTCGGTGCTTATCTTGAGGGCCTTGACGAGCCTGAGTATCTCGTCCCAGTCCCTGCCGACCTCGGCCGGGTAGTAGACGATGGCCCTGATGACACCCTTGTCGTCAACGACAAAAACGGCCCTAGCGGTGTTCGTTGAGCCGCTCGGGATCATGCCGAGCTTGTCTGCGAGCTCGCCGCGGTCGTCGGCTATGACCGGGAAGGTTATCTCCTCGCCGAGGTTCTCCTTTATCCACTCCATCCACTTGATGTGGCTGAAGACCTGGTCAACGCTCAGTCCGATGGGCTCGACGCCGAGCTTTCTGAATTCCTCGGCGCGCTTCTGCATGGCGTAGAACTCGGTCGTACAGACCGGGGTGAAGTCGGCCGGGTGGCTGAAGAGCACGAACCACTTGCCCTGCTCGGCGAAGTAGTCCGGGAGTTTTATTACTCCGTGGGTGGTCTTGACCTCAACCTCTGGGAACTTTTCTCCTATGACGACCATCTTTCATCACCTCTCGTTTTTCTGTGTCGTCTTCACTATAAACCTGGTGGGTTCGAATATATAAACCTTTCGGTTTGATATCGTCCAAAATTGAGGATTTAAAAGAACATGAAATAGCCCCTTATCCCGGAATCAAAGGCATCCTAGGCCCTCTAAATACACACATGTGGGTAAGATTGTCCGAATTTTGGACAAAGCTTTTAAAGTTCCAGCCCAATGGAAAGTTGAGGTGGTTTAAGATGACTATCAAAGCTCCAACCTTAAACGTCGGTGGTCTCGGGGCCGATCCACTCACCGAAAGGATAAAAGAAAAGCAGCAGAAGTGGAAGTACAAGGTAGCGGTCTTAAGCGGCAAGGGGGGAGTAGGTAAAAGCACTGTTGCCGTGAACCTGGCAGCGGCATTGGCAAAGAAAGGCTACTACGTGGGCATACTGGATGCCGACATACACGGGCCGAACGTGGCAAAGATGCTCGGCGTCGATAGGGCCGACGTCTTGGCCGAGAGAACGGAAGATGGAAGATTTGAGATGCTGCCTCCAATGACAGACTTCATGGGACAGATCACCCCGATAAAGGTCATGAGCATGGGTTTCCTCGTTCCAGAGGATCAGCCGATAATATGGCGTGGCGCCCTCGTAACCAAGGCGATAAAGCAGCTTCTCGGGGACGTTAAGTGGGGCGAGCTGGACTTTATGATAATCGACTTTCCTCCGGGAACCGGCGATGAGATACTCACCGTCACCCAAAACCTCCAGCTGGATGCGGCCATAATCGTTACCACTCCACAGGAGGTCGCCCTACTCGACACAGGCAAGGCAGTCAACATGATGAAGAAGATGGAGGTTCCCTACATAGCCGTTGTCGAAAACATGAGCTATCTCATCTGTCCGCACTGCGGCAACGAGATAGACTTATTCGGCAGGGGCGGTGGCAAAAAACTCGCCGAAAAAGAGGGTGTTGAGTTCCTGGGTGAGATTCCGATAGACCTCAAGGCGAGAGAGGCAAGCGATGCTGGAATCCCGATAGTCCTCTACGGAGACACGATAGCGGCGAAAGCATTCATGGAGCTTACAGAAAAGCTCGTGAGGAAGCTTGAAGAGATGAAAGGGGAAGAAAAAGAGTAAACTTTTAAAATTTCACCTTTTTTAGTATTTTTAGCGCGGCTCAGACCGGCAGGAGCCGATGCGATGGGGCCGCGCTGGACCAGGCTATTTTCAATAACTTTTTTAACCTTCTTACGAAGTTCAAGCCCAGTATGAGTCAAAAGGGCTCTGTAACAATGCTGGCACTCATTATAGTTACCGCAGTTTTGCTTAGTCTGAACTCCGTAAACGTCCCAAAAGGTGTCGCTGTCTCGGATGCAAATGTAACGTTCAGCCACACTAACTTAATCCTGTTCGGGGGAATATACCTCATAACCGTGGCAGTTTTCACCTACCACTTAGGACGTAGGGGGGAGTATGCAGATGTTTTGTACATCATGGTGGTTTCCCTTCTGGTTCTGTGGGCCTTAAACTCCCAATCAGAGCCAGCCGGACTTCAGGAAGAGTTATCCAACTTGATCGGCAGGCTGAACCTTCACCTGAAACCATCGCCAGAAGGTGTTTTCTATCTTTACGTTTATGCCTCCCTCCTCCTTGCCACATCAACCTTCTACATAGCCCCCCGCCATTCAAGGGAGCTTGGGTTCCTCATATTCGGCATGACGTTCTCAATGCCGCTGTTCAGGGAATTTATAACCTCAACGGAACTCGTTGGAATAGCCGCGTTTTCGATAACGCTCGCACTCTCAAGCTCGTTCTTTTCGTATTCAAGCCCATTAAGGGCCGGTTTAGAAGGGATTTTGCTGGCGATCTCAACGGTGATAGTTTTTTCCGTGAGACCTATAGCAGTACTCATTCCTGTGGCCCTTATCTTGACTTTCCCAAGAAAAAAGAGAAACCTCCTGTACCTGGCCCTTGCCCTCGCGGGTTTTTTGGTTGTGCAGAAAAACGATCTGTGGCTGAGGCCAAACTTTGTCGCAGTTCCCCTTGAGGATGCCATAATTCAACTGCTCCTACCAACGCTGCTTTTTATCTATCTCACAATCGGGAAATCTAGAGCGATAAGAACCGTGCTCAGAAACACTAGGGGCCCAACCCCGTTTTTGATTTTCCTGACCGTGGCTTACGCTGTAGGCTTTGTTTACGATAGAACGATTTTTCCATACCTGCTTCTCCTGATAAGTTCGGTATCAACAAGGATAATCTATCAGGTCAGAAACCTGGAAAAGGGAACAGCAGGGGCGAGGGCAGGGATTTACTAGAACTTTATGGCCCCAAACACCGCGCCCTTAAGATGCGGCCCTATCTCCTTGATTATTCCCGGGGCCTGCGTACCCTTTTTCAGCACTAGGAGTGTCTCCATAAGGCCGAGTTCTTCAAGTCTCTTAACGTCCCGGCCATGGCCCGTCTTCACGAGGGCTTTCTCGACGTTCTCGCTTATCGTCCCAACCACGAATATCTTATCGTGTCCGTCCTCCAGCCACCCTCTAAACCGCTCCAGCCAGCTTTCCTCAAAGGTTAAGTCAACTTCTCTTGCTCCGAACTCAACTCTCGCAACCCTCACCTTAACGGGAAGGTTGTCAACCCATCCAAACTCCCTTATCATCTGCCTAACCGGCTTCTCACCAAAAACGCTCTTGAGGTAGTAGAGGGGAAGAAGGGCATCCTTTGGCCTGGGCCTGAGGATCCCAATGTCAACGTAGGCACCATAGCCTACTTTACCCAGGTCAATAAAGCGGCCAACGTAAACTTCTCCCTCTTTAATGGATCTCAAAGAGTAAGGGATCTCACCGAATTCTTCCCTGACCAAGTTTGCGCTTACCTCTTCGTCTTCTTCGGAGAGAGAAACTTTGACCCAGTTCTTCAGAGTTGCTGACAGCTTCCACTCAACTTCCAGATCTCCCAGCAGAGCCTTGAGTTTTTTGTCAAGCTTCAAAAAACCACTCCTGTCGCCGTAAACCTTCTCTGGAACGACAACTTCAATCATCTTCACCATCCCCGAAGTTCATTAAAAAGACCATTCAAGCTACCGCCTCTGCCTCTTTGGAAGAGGCCTCAACTGATTTATTCTTGCCTTTCTTCGATTGAGATTTCGGCTTTTTGCGGAGACCCAGCTCGATTTCAAGTTCTTCAATACGCTTTTTGAGGTCTTCAACTATTGCACTGTTGTCGTACTCCATCAGGATGTCCCCACAGATCGGGCACTGGAACTGATACTCCATGGCCTCATCAAAAGTCATCCTTGGATGGCCGGGTTTCCCGCACCAGAAATACATCTCACCGGTCTCCTGCTCGAGCATTTTCCTAAGTTCTTCGAGTTCTTTCATCTTTCTGTTTCTGATTATCTCGTCCAGCCTCTTTGTCTCAAGGAACCAGTAGTAATAGTACCATCCAGTTTCCTTATCGCGGATGCGCTTAAAATCAGCCACCCCAACGTCATAGAGCTCGTAGAGTATCTTCCTAACGTTGTTTACCCGAATCCCGGTCATCTCAGCTAATTCCTCGTCAGTTATCTCCTTCTTTTTCTGGAGAGCCTTAACTACCTCAACGGCCTCCTCGCCTCCGATCTCCCTTGCAAGTTCGATGAGCTCTTTGCGCACGCTCTTTCTCCTTGCCACGATGAAACCCTCCAGGCCTTATTCCAGCAGTCACGAAATTCCAATTAGTTTTTATGTTCCTCACAGTATATATAGATTTTTGTCGAAACGACAACGCTGATGTCTTATAGTGTTCATTGGGATTGAGAATACTAACTCCAGGAAAATCAACCACAAAAGGAATAAGTGGCCGGAACTATTCAAAAATGGTGAGGACAATGCTCGAGATAGTTAGGGGAGACATAACGCGCTTCCCTGCCGAGGCCATAGTGAACGCGGCCAATAGGTACCTTGAGCACGGCGGTGGCGTCGCATACGCCATAGCCAAGGCAGCGGCAGGAAACGTCCGCGAGTACATCAGGATAAGCAAAGAAGCCATGAAAGAACAGCTCGGTAAGGACTCGATAGAGCACGGCGAGGTCGTAGTAACGCCCGCATTAAGGCTGGAAAGGTTTGGAATCAAGTACGTCATACATACCGTCGGCCCCTACTGTGGCGGGGTTTGGGACGAAGACAAAAAGGAGAAGCTCAAAAAAGCCATCCTCGGCGCGCTAAGGAAAGCGGAAGAGCTGGGAGTCAAGAGCATAGCCTTTCCGGCGGTAAGCGCCGGCATCTACGGCTGCCCGCTTGAGGAGGTTGTGAAGACGTTCAAGGAAACTGTTGAGGAGTTTGAGCGAGAAGCAAAAAGCGTGGAGAGGGTTTACCTCGTGTTGTACTCGGAAGGAGATTATGAGGGGGCATTAAGGTATCTGGAAGAAAATTTAGGGTGAGACGATTGAAGGAATACATCCGTCTCCTACTCCTTCTGAGGCTCTTCCTGAGGCTTTTTGCCTTTACTTATCCCCTGCTCCTAACGGTTATGTATAACTTCTGGGTCTTTGAGAGACTGCCACTGGCCCTTTGGGTTGTCTATGTGGTCATCATAGCCCTTTGGGAGCTTCTCTCGGGAATTTTCGCGGACAGGCCTTTGCCAATGACTCTCTTGAAGGCTTACGCCGCCTTAACCATCTTCCTTGAGTTTCCCTCCGTCCTTTTGAGTTCTCGCCTTTCCACTGCCTTTGCCTTTCTCCCCTGGGTTTCGCTCTGGTACGGTTCTCTTATGGTCCTGGCGCTCCTGGTTGTCCTGACGTCCAGACGTCGATGATTTTCTTTTCCATTCGTCCTCTTGGCCTTTCCCGTGATTTTCCTCGCATAAACCCCCACGCGTAGGAAAAAGGGTAGCCTTTTATCCTTCCCCCTCCAAGTTAGACCGGTGGTGCCTATGCACATCGAGGACGTCTACATCTGGGACATCAACGCCAAGTGGCTCGGGATTTCTCCACTTCAACTCATGGAAAACGCGGGCTCTGGAGTTGCGAGAGTTATTGAGGAGAAGTTTGGAAGGAACCTTAAGATCGCGGTTTTCTCGGGCACCGGCAACAATGGCGGCGACGGCTTTGTCACTGCCAGACATCTCAGCTTCGAGAACGAGGTTACCCTCTTTCTCGTGGGTGATGAAGCTAAGATAAGGAGTGAAGAGGCGAGGCACAACTGGGAGATACTCAAGAGCCTCGACTTCGTGGAAATTAAAGTCCTCAAGGACTCCTCGTACATAAAGTCTCTCGACCTTTCCGGCTTTGACGTCATCGTCGATGCACTCCTAGGGGCCGGCACGAGGGGTGAACCTCGCGAGCCCATACGCTCCGCGATAGAGAAGATCAACGAGTACGCGGGGAAAGCCAGGATCGTCAGCATAGACCTGCCAAGCGGTTACCCCTCGAAAATCCGCGTCAAAACGGACTTCGCTGTGACGTTCCAGTGGGACAAGGAGGAGTATGAGGGCTTTGAGCGAATTGTGGTTAAAATAGGCTATCCGAAGGAGCTCTACCACCTCGTTGGCCCCGGCGATGTAAAGTTCGTGCTGAGGAAGAAAGGCCAGCACAAGGGGCAGAACGGGAAGCTGCTCGTGATAGGTGGAAGTGAGGACTACTTTGGGGCGCCTTACTTGGCATCAAAGGCCGCTTCCTACATCGTTGACCTCGTTTACCTTGCGATGCCAGAGTATTCAGCGAGAAGGATAAGCGACCCCGACTTAATTCTCCGCCCTGTCGAGGGGAAGAACTTCAGGCCGGAGTACGTTGAGGGTTTGATTGAACTTGCCAAGAGGGTTGATGCCGTGGTGATAGGGCCTGGAATCGGTCTCAGGGAGGAGACCAAAGCCTTCGTCCGCGAGTTCGTTAAGCGCTGTGATAAGCCGCTCGTTATAGACGCCGACGGGCTGAAAGCCATTGCAAAGGACTTAAGCGTTCTCAGGGGCAAGACCTTTGTCCTAACCCCCCACGCCGGCGAATTCAGGGTGTTATTTGGCTCGTCGCCTGAAGGCTCACTAACGGAGAAGGCTGAACTCGTGATTAAAAAGGCCAGAGAAATTGGCGGTGTGATACTACTCAAGGGCCCCTACGACATCATAAGCGACGGAAAAACCTGGAAGTACAACAAAACCGGCAACAGGGGAATGACCACCGGAGGAACGGGGGACGTCTTGGCGGGCCTCGTAGGTGCTCTGCTCGCCCTCGGAAACGAACCTTTGAGGGCCGCATCGGTTGGAGCGTTCCTCAACGGCCTCGCAGGGGACATGGTGAAGGAAGAGCTGGGGGAGAACTTTACGGCTTTAGAGGTTGTTAAAAAGGTTCCAAAGGCCGTGAGGTGGGTGGAGGAGTTCTGAAGGAGCACAGGGGCCACGATTATGGGTTACTATGGCTCCGTTATTTTTAAATACTTTTGCGGTATAATCCACTGGGGGATACAATGATGAGGGAGTACCTTCACAACAGGAAGTTTCTCCGTAATTTCCTTACCCGGTTGGTTGCGGCTGAGGTTCTGGTAGTGCTCTTCGGAAAGTATGGCCCAGAGATTGGTGTAAAGTTCGGCATTCTGTGGTTGCTCGCCATGACCCCCTTCATTTTGTATCTCTACCGCGAAGAGTGGCAAAAGTTCTCCAAGGTGTACTCTCCAAGGGAGGCCGACAGAATAGCTACTAACCTCCTGATGGTGCGCTATATGATAGGATTCATACCGATAACGGCCGCACTGCTGGGAAGGTGGTTTGATGGAAACCTCATCGTACTCGGCTTGACAGGTTTTCTCTTTGCGCTTCTGGCTGCAAAGCTCCTCACAGATGCCGGTTATCCCCTCAGCAGGGAGGAAAGAGAGAAGATACTTAAGGCGCAGTTCGCATGACAGTGGTTGTGATGGGGGCTCTAGGGATCAGAGGCCCCTTCTGTCCTATTTCTCCGCTGGTGTTGGCCCTCTTCGGTGGGCACTTTGGATTCTTTTTAGAATAAAGAGAGTTTAAAATCTGATGAGAGTTTTAACTTCCCTGGCCTTTTCACAGAGCTCGCAACTCTGGAGGAACACGAGCATATTCAAAAGGTGAAAGAGCTCAACCTCGGTTAGGTCAACATCTGCCTCAGAAATTCTCTTTATTATTGGCTGTGATCTAATTTCGATCTCGTCTAAAACTTCCTTTGCAATCTTCTCCAGCTTTTCCCGATCCCTGATTTTAAAGCCGGCCCTTTCGAGTATCTGGACGAGTTTCCTAGCCTCTACCTGTAGATAAGCCTGTCGGAATTCCGCTATGCTCTCATCGGGTTCGACCTTTATGAGAAACATCCTCGCCGTCCTGCCATAAATCTTTTCGTTGCCGTGAGACTCAACTTCCTCAACGAGACCCTCAGATTCGAGAGCCTTAATATGACGGTAAATAGTTGTTCTATCCTTCCCAATAGCCATGCTAAGCTCGTTAATGCTCATCGGACGCTCCCTGAGGAGAGTGAGAATTTTAAACCGGGTCGGCTCCGAGAGTACCTTAACTGTTTCAGGGTTTGTTATTATGAGGACCTCTTTCATATCTGACCCTCAATACTCTTCCAGTTTATCCTGGGGAGTCTCTTCTTCCTCCACTATTCTCTTCCCGGCAGCCACCATGTCGATGCTGTGCACCACGCCGCCGAACTCCTCTATTGTCTGGACTATCTCGTCGTAGTCCAAGTTGTCCCCAACAACGGTTATCTTAACGTTCTCCGTTTCCTTATCGATTTCAACGAGGGTTATGTTAACTCCCTCGACACCCTCAAGCTCGCTCAGTCCGAGTGCCAGTTCAGTAACGATTGGCTGGTGGGGCTTGAGAACGTCGAGAACGAGGAGCCTTATTCCCTTTCCCATCCTTACTCATTCCTCCTTTTGAGTATCTCCCCGAGTTCCCTAAGAAGGTTCAAAACCTCTCCGTCCCGGCCCATCCTGGCCATGGCCAGCCACTCTATCGCGTGGATTATGTCCTCGTCGGAGAAGTTCTTTAATTTCTCCTCGTTGGCCTCTATCTCCTTTGAGATCTCCGTCTTGTACTCGTGTTCCTTCTTGAGGAGTGCGTCCATCACGTTGAGCAGCTTTTCTTCATCAAACTCATAACCTAATGCCTTGAATATCTCAAGCTTTGTTTTCAGCCTTGAGCGGGCGAAGTAGCGGAGCTCCTCGTCACCGAGGTATAGGTTGATGTAGAAGGCATCCGCAGTTCTGCCGTAGTACTTCTCCACGAGGTTGCCCTTCATCTCCGTCCTCTTGACCTCTACTAAGCCAGCCTCCTTGAGCTTCTCGATGTGGTGGTATATCGTCTGGGGTGTCTTCCCCAGTATCTCGCTCAGCTGTGATATCGTCATCTCCCTGTTTCGAAGCAACTGAAGGATCTTCCTCCGTGTATCTTCAAGCATGAGTTTTATTATATCTGGATCGGTAACGACTTTCACCTTTGCCATTGGCACCACCAATTTAAACGCTCTAATTTCCTTTTTAACGTTCCGGGATTTAACTCTTTTGCTTCCTTTAGCATCCGGCAATTTTATATATGTAAACCTCAACTGGAGAGGGATATAAAATCCAGCCCCAGGAACCCTTAAAAACATAACTCAAAAAAGTCGGTGGAGGTGGTAGGGTATGGAAAAGCCGAATCTGGACTTTCTGTTCTATCCAAAGAGTGTTGCCGTTATTGGTGCTTCCCACGTCCCTGGAAAAGTTGGAAACGCCATAATGCGCTCCATAACGCTTCGCTACGATGGGAAGGTCTACGCCGTCAACGTCAAAGGCGGTGAAATTGAGGTCAACGGAAGGAAGTTCCCGGTTTACAGAAGCATAAAAGATGTCCCGGATGAAGTTGATGTTGCAGTCATAGCGGTTCCGGCAAAGTTCGTCCCAGATGTCATAGACGAGTGCGGTGAGAAGGGCGTTAAAGCCGCCGTTGTCATCTCAGCTGGCTTTAAAGAGGCTGGAAGAGCTGACCTTGAGGAAGAGCTCGTGAGACGGGCTAAGAAGTGGGGAATCCGCGTCGTCGGCCCGAACTGTCTCGGCGTCACAAACCTTGAGAACGGCTTCGACTGCAACTTCAACCCGCCTGAGAGGCAGGCGAGACCGCCCTTCGGAAAGGTTGCTTTCATGAGTCAGAGCGGTGCCTTTGGGGCGGCAATCCTCGACTGGGCCGCGAGTCACAAGATAGGAATGAGCAAGTTCATCAGCCTCGGCAACATGGCAGACCTCGACGAGAGCGACTTCATGGCATACCTCGGCGACGATCCGAAGACCGGCGTTATCACTGCCTACATTGAGGGGGTAAAGGACGGCAGGAAGTTCTTCAACACGGCCAAAGAGGTCACCCTGAAAAAGCCCGTCGTGGTGCTCAAGAGCGGCAGAACCGAGGCCGGAGCAAAGGCCGCCGCGAGCCACACAGGTTCTCTCGCCGGTTCCTACAGGATATACCAGGCGGCTTTTGAGCAGGCTGGCGTTCTGGAAGCGAAAAGCATGCGCCAGCTCTTCAACTACGCCAAGGCTTTGGCCATGCAGATGCCAGCAAAGGGCAACCGCGTGGCTATAGTCACGAACGGTGGCGGAGCTGGCGTTATGATGAGCGACGGCCTGCTTGAGCGCGGAATGAAGCTCGCCGAGCTGAGCGAAGAAACCAACGAGAAGTTCAGGAGAGATATCGAGGCAGGAAAGCTCCCCGAGCACATGAGCTACAGGAACCCGATAGACGTCATCGGAGACGCTCCATCCAGCAGGTACGAGATAGCCATGCGCTACGCTCTGGAGGACCCAAACGTTGACGTTCTGGTGGTCATAGCGCTCTTCCAGAGTCCGGCTTTGGATGAGGGTATCGTTGGGGCCATGGAGAAGATGAAGGTCTACGGCAAGCCGATAGTCTTCGTTGCTCCGGGTGGGGATTATCCACACAAGATGGCCAGGAACATCGAGCTCAAAGGAATCCCGGTCTACGAGACGGTCGAGGATGGGGTTGACGCCGTCTATGCCCTTGTTAAGTATGGAGAATGGTTGAGGGAGAACGGAAAAATTTAATTCCAATTTCCTTTTTCCCTACGACATTATTTAGCCAACGACCTTTTCAAAGACCCTCTCAAAGTTTTTGAAGGTTATTCCCTCTATTTCTCTTCTGCTAAAGTTCTCCTCGAGTTTCTTGAGAAGGTTGGGTATGTCGCTTTCATCCCTCAGTCCAACAACGCTCCTTCCGCTCCATCCCGGGAGATAATAGACAAAATCGAAGCCAAGGCCAACGTGTTCATAGCCCAGAAGATCAACCATGTAGGCAATGTGGCCAACGTATTTTTCCAGCGTGGGGTTATTCCGATCCACAAAGCTGAATATGGCCACTGCCCCAACGACACCATCCCTCTCAGCTATGGCCTTTAGTTGCTCATCGCTTAAGTTCCTAGGATGATCGCAGAGAGCCCTTGCGTTGGAATGGGAGGCGATAACAGGGAACGAAGTAACATCCAGAGCGTCCCAAAAGCCGGCCTCGTTTATGTGACTCAAGTCTATGAGAATTCCAAGTTCCTCAGCTTTACCAACGACTTCGACTCCAAAGTTAGTCAGACCCCCGTTGGTTCTTTCAAAGACTCCGTCGCCTATCTGGTTCCTTAGGCTCCACGTAAGAGTAAGAACCCTGAGTCCGAGGGAGTAGAACACCTCAAGGAGGTCCAGGCTCTCAATGGGCTCCCCTCCTTCAAGACCAACCCACAAAGCAACCCTGCCAGATCTAATTATCTCATTCATTTCCGAGACATTTCTCGCTATTTCAAAACTCTCGCTTTCGTGGACGTCTGCCCTAAGCCTGTTAAGGGCCTCCAGAGCATACCTTAGAGCCCACGGTCTTTTGTCGGGTGGCGTCCAGATCGATGTAACCCTCGACCGGATATACTCACCAAAGAATCTCTCGTAGTTCCGTTCAAGGACGAAAGCCTGTCCCTTACCCCTTTCCTCCCATAGGAAGGTGGGAATATCAGAGTGAGCATCAAAAATCATGGAGTCCATCTAGAACTCCTCCTCAAGCTTTTTCTTCAGTTCAGAGATATTCTCAACGAGATCCCTCCTTTTCTTTGGATCAGACACTAGAGCTGCCACTTCAAAAGCCTCAGAGAAATCTTTTCTCTCGGCCAGCTTCAAAGAGATAGTCCTCAGTGCCTCGTCCCTCTTCGCAGGATCGGCTATCTTCATAGCAAACTTAAGGGCCCTCTCCAGCTCATCCATGTCAGTTAGTATTACCGCTGCCTTCTGGACGTTCTTCTCGGACAGGCCGATTCTGTCAAAGAGCCTAAAAGCAACTCCCAGTACGTCCAGGTATTCAGGGGACCCGACCTTTTTCGCCCAGGAAGAGACCTCTAAAAGGGCTATAAATAGATCCTGGGGATCTTCAATTGACTTTTCGAGAAGGGAAACAACGTACCGATAACGTCCCTCCAGAAGGACCTTTCTTATTTCAGGAGTTCCAAAGAAGTAGACTGTTTTAGCCAGGTTTAGCTTTTTCTCGGCATCTGCAGCCTTCTGGCTCACGTAAAGTTTATCGAATATGTCGTAAGCTATTTTGTAGAATTCTATGGCATCTCTTGAGTGAAGGAAGTCAGCAGTGTTCTCTATGATGCTGGCCACCTCTATTAGGAGGTCTATTTTACTCCTATAGTCAATGTTGGCTGAAACTGCTAGCTCGAAGGCATCGTTGAACTGAGCCAAAGCCTCCTCAAAAAAGCCGGATCTGGCCAGATAGTGGGCTAGAACGCATATTCCCAGGACCTGCTCACGGATGTCCTTTATCCTGGCTATTTCGTCAATTGCAATCTCAAAGAACTCATTTGCGGTATCGTAATCCCCAAGAAGAGAGTAAACGTGGGCTATCTTCGAGGAGAGGTACGCTCTATCGTAAGGATCCTTTATCTTTCTTAACAGTTCAACTGCCTCCTCAAGCGCCTGGTGCTGTGCTATTCCATTAACGCCATTCGCTTTAATAGCTATTTCA contains:
- a CDS encoding acetate--CoA ligase family protein; the encoded protein is MEKPNLDFLFYPKSVAVIGASHVPGKVGNAIMRSITLRYDGKVYAVNVKGGEIEVNGRKFPVYRSIKDVPDEVDVAVIAVPAKFVPDVIDECGEKGVKAAVVISAGFKEAGRADLEEELVRRAKKWGIRVVGPNCLGVTNLENGFDCNFNPPERQARPPFGKVAFMSQSGAFGAAILDWAASHKIGMSKFISLGNMADLDESDFMAYLGDDPKTGVITAYIEGVKDGRKFFNTAKEVTLKKPVVVLKSGRTEAGAKAAASHTGSLAGSYRIYQAAFEQAGVLEAKSMRQLFNYAKALAMQMPAKGNRVAIVTNGGGAGVMMSDGLLERGMKLAELSEETNEKFRRDIEAGKLPEHMSYRNPIDVIGDAPSSRYEIAMRYALEDPNVDVLVVIALFQSPALDEGIVGAMEKMKVYGKPIVFVAPGGDYPHKMARNIELKGIPVYETVEDGVDAVYALVKYGEWLRENGKI
- a CDS encoding dipeptidase, encoding MIFDAHSDIPTFLWEERGKGQAFVLERNYERFFGEYIRSRVTSIWTPPDKRPWALRYALEALNRLRADVHESESFEIARNVSEMNEIIRSGRVALWVGLEGGEPIESLDLLEVFYSLGLRVLTLTWSLRNQIGDGVFERTNGGLTNFGVEVVGKAEELGILIDLSHINEAGFWDALDVTSFPVIASHSNARALCDHPRNLSDEQLKAIAERDGVVGAVAIFSFVDRNNPTLEKYVGHIAYMVDLLGYEHVGLGFDFVYYLPGWSGRSVVGLRDESDIPNLLKKLEENFSRREIEGITFKNFERVFEKVVG
- a CDS encoding tetratricopeptide repeat protein, translated to MEKLDNILLLASKGLFDEALEEARKLEDPFDRADALLEIAIKANGVNGIAQHQALEEAVELLRKIKDPYDRAYLSSKIAHVYSLLGDYDTANEFFEIAIDEIARIKDIREQVLGICVLAHYLARSGFFEEALAQFNDAFELAVSANIDYRSKIDLLIEVASIIENTADFLHSRDAIEFYKIAYDIFDKLYVSQKAADAEKKLNLAKTVYFFGTPEIRKVLLEGRYRYVVSLLEKSIEDPQDLFIALLEVSSWAKKVGSPEYLDVLGVAFRLFDRIGLSEKNVQKAAVILTDMDELERALKFAMKIADPAKRDEALRTISLKLAERKDFSEAFEVAALVSDPKKRRDLVENISELKKKLEEEF
- a CDS encoding winged helix-turn-helix domain-containing protein yields the protein MAKVKVVTDPDIIKLMLEDTRRKILQLLRNREMTISQLSEILGKTPQTIYHHIEKLKEAGLVEVKRTEMKGNLVEKYYGRTADAFYINLYLGDEELRYFARSRLKTKLEIFKALGYEFDEEKLLNVMDALLKKEHEYKTEISKEIEANEEKLKNFSDEDIIHAIEWLAMARMGRDGEVLNLLRELGEILKRRNE